A single genomic interval of Methylobacterium bullatum harbors:
- the kup_2 gene encoding Low affinity potassium transport system protein kup yields the protein MAQHLSAHGASAESAGSKSADLPRAGLPLLLGALGIVYGDIGTSPLYAFKEAVRAASGGGPPQAIAVVGAVSLIFWALILIVSLKYAVLILRADNRGEGGIVAMLALLGARHAKPGTRQAVLLVVGLVGAALLYGDGAITPAISVLSAVEGLKVAAPGLDHAVLPITIAILVGLFLVQSKGVAFIGRIFGPVMVVWFVVLALLGLGGIWHAPQILGALNPWRAVDFLVHAGWHVSFAMLGAAFLAVTGGEAMYADLGHFGARPIRLAWFGLVLPALVIHYFGQGGLLLVSPDAIENPFYRLSPDWAYYPLIALATLATVIASQAIVSGVFSLTQQSIQLGFLPPMRVIHTAREERGQIYVPVINWLMAAATLTAVLTFGSSDKLAGAYGIAVSSLMAITTLLAALVALKWGYTPIAVFAVNGFFLAIDLVFLGANSVKLFEGGWFPLVLAGFVAFLMLTWRKGNILVEEVRATLRQPEAEFIEQLRRAPPITLPGNAAFLSSATSGIPLHLSRFVERSHALHKRILLVTALYEEAPSVPRTERAEVTEITPDIFRLVLHYGFMEDASIPDGLRCAVECGTLPKEFLDDLTIFIGHETIIPKSDDRGMATWRETVFAFLLRNAETTGAQFCIPTRQLVEVGTEIEI from the coding sequence TTGGCCCAACACCTATCCGCCCATGGGGCTTCGGCGGAGAGCGCAGGTTCGAAGAGCGCTGATCTTCCGCGCGCCGGCCTGCCTCTTCTCCTCGGGGCGCTCGGCATCGTCTATGGCGATATCGGCACCAGCCCGCTCTACGCTTTCAAGGAAGCCGTACGAGCGGCTTCCGGCGGCGGCCCGCCCCAGGCCATCGCCGTGGTCGGTGCGGTATCGCTGATCTTCTGGGCCCTGATCCTCATCGTTTCGCTGAAATACGCGGTGCTGATCCTGCGCGCCGACAACAGGGGCGAGGGTGGCATCGTCGCCATGCTAGCACTGCTCGGCGCTCGCCATGCCAAGCCCGGCACGCGTCAGGCCGTGCTCCTCGTGGTCGGCCTCGTCGGCGCGGCGCTGCTCTACGGCGACGGCGCGATCACCCCGGCGATTTCGGTGCTGAGCGCGGTGGAGGGGCTCAAGGTGGCGGCCCCCGGCCTCGACCATGCCGTCCTGCCCATCACCATCGCCATCCTCGTCGGGCTGTTCCTGGTGCAGAGCAAGGGTGTCGCCTTCATCGGCCGCATCTTCGGCCCGGTGATGGTGGTGTGGTTCGTCGTCCTGGCGCTCCTGGGCCTCGGCGGCATCTGGCACGCGCCGCAGATCCTCGGTGCCCTCAACCCCTGGCGCGCGGTGGATTTCCTGGTCCATGCCGGCTGGCACGTGAGCTTCGCCATGCTGGGCGCGGCCTTCCTCGCAGTCACCGGTGGCGAGGCGATGTATGCCGATCTCGGCCATTTCGGCGCGAGGCCCATCCGCCTCGCCTGGTTCGGCCTCGTCCTGCCGGCCCTCGTCATCCATTATTTCGGTCAGGGCGGCCTGCTGCTGGTCTCACCCGACGCCATCGAGAACCCGTTCTACCGCCTCAGCCCGGACTGGGCCTATTACCCGCTGATCGCTCTTGCGACGCTGGCCACCGTCATTGCCTCGCAGGCCATCGTCTCGGGCGTGTTCTCGCTTACCCAGCAATCGATCCAGCTCGGCTTCCTGCCACCCATGCGGGTGATCCACACGGCGCGCGAGGAGCGCGGGCAGATCTACGTGCCGGTGATCAATTGGCTGATGGCGGCCGCAACCCTGACGGCCGTCCTCACTTTCGGCTCCTCCGACAAGCTGGCCGGCGCCTACGGCATCGCCGTGTCGTCGCTCATGGCCATCACCACCCTGCTCGCCGCTCTGGTGGCGCTGAAATGGGGCTACACCCCCATCGCGGTCTTCGCGGTCAACGGCTTCTTCCTCGCCATCGATCTCGTCTTCCTCGGCGCCAACAGCGTGAAGCTGTTCGAGGGCGGCTGGTTTCCCCTGGTGCTGGCCGGCTTCGTCGCCTTCCTGATGCTCACCTGGCGCAAGGGAAACATCCTGGTGGAGGAGGTCCGCGCGACGTTGCGGCAGCCCGAGGCGGAGTTCATCGAGCAACTTCGCCGCGCGCCGCCGATCACCCTGCCGGGCAATGCGGCCTTCCTGTCCTCGGCCACAAGCGGGATCCCGCTCCACCTGTCGCGCTTCGTCGAGCGCAGCCATGCCCTGCACAAGCGCATCCTGCTCGTCACCGCCCTCTACGAGGAGGCGCCGAGCGTGCCGCGGACCGAGCGCGCCGAGGTGACGGAGATCACCCCGGACATATTCCGCCTCGTCCTGCATTACGGCTTCATGGAAGACGCCTCGATTCCCGACGGGCTTCGATGCGCCGTCGAATGCGGGACCCTGCCGAAGGAGTTCCTCGACGACCTGACGATCTTCATCGGCCACGAGACCATCATCCCGAAGAGCGACGACCGGGGCATGGCGACATGGCGCGAAACGGTCTTCGCCTTCCTCCTGCGCAACGCCGAGACCACCGGCGCGCAATTCTGCATCCCCACTCGCCAACTCGTGGAGGTCGGCACCGAGATCGAGATCTGA